The Synergistes jonesii region TACAGAAGTGGGGAAACAGCCACGCTGTGCGTCTGCCGAAGGCGGTGCTGTCGGCGGCGCGTTTTCAGGAGAATGACCTTGTGGCGTTTTCGGCGGAGGAGAACAGGATAGTGATAACGAAGCTGTGCCGCAGGCACAGGACGCTGAAGGAGAGGCTTGCTTCTGCGCCCGTTCAGCCGCAGGCTGGGCCTGTCCAGCTGCAGGCTGGGAAAGAAGCGCCTGTGTTCGAGGAGTGGAACACAGGAGAGCCGTCCGAGGGCGAGGCGTTGTGAAGGCGTACAGGGCCAGACGCGGCGACATTATATGGCTGAGCATGAATCCGCAGGCCAGACATGAGCAGGCGGGGCGCAGGCCCGCGCTTGTTATAAGCAACGACACTTTCAACGACTATACGAAGTCGGGCGCTATGGTGTGCCCTATCACAAATACCGACAGAGGGAACGCCATGCACGTCCAGCTCGACGGGCGGACCGCCACCGCCGGCGTCGTGATGTGCGACCAGGCTAAGATTCTCGACGTCGCAAGCAGGAAGGCGGAGTTTATCGAGAAGGCTCCGGAGGATATCGTTTTTGAGGCGGTCGATATCGTGGCGGGCATTCTTGAATTCGACTGAGCCGCGCCGAACTGACGCGATAACCAGGAAAACAGCGGCAGCCTTATCGAACGGAACCGGCGGACCCGGAAAATAACATGGAACGGATCCAGCGCGGTTTTCCGTCCCTGTTAAAGACCGCTCACTCCGCGACCACGGCGAAGAAGATGAGCGGCCCGTCGCCGCAGTTTTTCAGCGCGTGCGACATCCCCCTTTTTGTCGTGAAAATATCCCCTGCGCGCGCGGGGCATTCCCCGCCGTCGTATGAGTAGACGCCCTCCCCCGATACTATCGCGTAGACTTCCTCGTCGGCGTCGTGCCTGTGCGGGCCGATGGAAGCGCCGTGCGCTAACTCTATGCGCGACGCGAGCCTGAGAGGCCCGCCGGTCGGCAGCAGGGACGCGAATATTTTCGCTTCACCCTCGCCGCCGCGGATATTTGCCGCGATTTCCGCCTTCTCGCTCTGTTTGATCAAAGGCATGACGATACCCCCTATGCTTTTTGCCGAAGATATTAGCCCTTTGCCTGAGAGTTTTCAACTACAGCCGCGCTCTCTCGTTTTGCTGGGATTTTTGCAGCTGCGT contains the following coding sequences:
- a CDS encoding AbrB/MazE/SpoVT family DNA-binding domain-containing protein — encoded protein: MNGTIQKWGNSHAVRLPKAVLSAARFQENDLVAFSAEENRIVITKLCRRHRTLKERLASAPVQPQAGPVQLQAGKEAPVFEEWNTGEPSEGEAL
- a CDS encoding type II toxin-antitoxin system PemK/MazF family toxin — protein: MKAYRARRGDIIWLSMNPQARHEQAGRRPALVISNDTFNDYTKSGAMVCPITNTDRGNAMHVQLDGRTATAGVVMCDQAKILDVASRKAEFIEKAPEDIVFEAVDIVAGILEFD
- a CDS encoding cupin domain-containing protein — translated: MPLIKQSEKAEIAANIRGGEGEAKIFASLLPTGGPLRLASRIELAHGASIGPHRHDADEEVYAIVSGEGVYSYDGGECPARAGDIFTTKRGMSHALKNCGDGPLIFFAVVAE